A single region of the Drosophila miranda strain MSH22 chromosome 2, D.miranda_PacBio2.1, whole genome shotgun sequence genome encodes:
- the LOC108156359 gene encoding mitogen-activated protein kinase kinase kinase 4 isoform X2 has protein sequence MSNNRRRVRTIDYVALQSLQLQTTTTPARGNKAAAAVEQEEDEDGADTTTSTTSPPPVPPMRLRREHSVDEDVASSPDLPASVGGTPKKGMSRMARSRVLRRNTMDCALLNEMFVNEENKRTDKRLQSLLRDSEREMKNSLAATAVAPPRGSSFHESAHPLESMDKIMPLSSDAMPAPLPLRIASKVVESCNRYRCVSSRPSGYRSSAPPLAFAAQLPAGLLSGGHGKQQSVGIGKRKDFHETFANLIKLGSVDRPDAKPSQEEHTWQTELKDLIWLELQAWQADRTVEQQDKYLFESRQGVSDLLTQIISYKFQPRYRREPSLISLDSGIHSESNSNASSPLPSKLCQGCMSLYCKDCMEHQELALREVEAMLSRLEAAEALYPSSQAMGALHPIYKSQSFVGRIKSMCLWYNITKQNKLKLSILGMILARLQDEKFSWPVQTSCQAASDSGNSSASGVDNDDSAVNSMDSAKPPSCSAPRKGCRNGSVTSSHKVQFMLNDAAHVPGETSSSNESTSTEVSQLSSECPHGHGFRKGSMHDINIFSVEPLGTCSNDGSGADGSSALYRKFIENVLKSRGLAKSLAFLHKLHNVALYKAHIALEKPETEDYDFELDAEAIEEDVPRLDPQISREQVIELRTYGYWSEEAQSINLPSYIPTFVFLSGIPLQFMHEFLRMRLETRPVRPNPLSLGQLMKELREGLTLALTHRERYQRHITTALVENEAELGSYINILNQYDATVRKTFELYLDYIDQLVLVAVPETNQKSVLEKEWMFTKLISPMITGMHTLASQKFCGIISKLLRSISERLVKRSVELDKKIEGTADNDDNEELKWQLLTICRETQSLLTVERERSIKVLFFAKTFCRDVETTDFHREHYEHDVANQQHDFICSGVKAAFKLLQQDVLDVRNKLTEIIEGVQTRCCLSNMRDLDEQDRQAVLSRTREILHQGYKFGFEYHKDVIRLFEQRIMDQKDSGAHTVDLALGIIAYAKMWMHFVMERCERGRGMRPRWASQGLEFLILACDPQITQHLDERQFEELKQQMDRCISHVIGITSEPEKVARKKASPRTRKTSSPATSRSRTPTRTPMSAGIVLNPNTPPLQSPPYNKLLHPQFSLKEDMLQSSNAYSSVDSADYVDTPCRSSPNGELRLLVPQTPPTPASPGGTPLALRQERVRDAVNRLDLDLEEQLRERRLIGQVKALNSCDKVHIRARSVHFRWHRGIKIGQGRFGKVYTAVNNNTGELMAMKEIAIQPGETRALKNVAEELKILEGIKHKNLVRYYGIEVHREELLIFMELCSEGTLESLVEMTAGLPEVVARRFTAQLLSGVSELHKHGIVHRDIKTANIFLVDGSNSLKLGDFGSAVKIQAHTTVPGELQGYVGTQAYMAPEVFTKTNSDGHGRAADIWSVGCVVVEMASGKRPWAQFDSNFQIMFKVGMGEKPQAPESLSQEGHDFVDHCLQHDPKQRLTAMELLEHNFCKYGRDECSSEQLQMQVRGSFRRNVATS, from the exons TTCCCCAGATCTGCCTGCCAGCGTGGGCGGGACACCCAAGAAGGGGATGTCGCGGATGGCTCGATCGCGGGTCCTGCGCCGCAACACCATGGACTGTGCCCTGCTCAACGAGATGTTCGTGAACGAGGAGAACAAGCGGACGGACAAGCGCCTGCAGTCGCTGCTGCGCGACTCGGAGCGGGAGATGAAGAACTCGCTGGCGGCAACGGCCGTGGCACCGCCTCGCGGCAGCAGCTTCCATGAGAGCGCCCATCCCCTGGAGTCCATGGACAAGATCATGCCACTCAGCTCGGACGCGATGCCGGCGCCACTGCCGCTGCGCATTGCCTCCAAGGTGGTGGAGAGCTGCAATCGGTATCGTTGCGTGTCCTCGCGACCCAGCGGCTATCGCTCGTCGGCGCCGCCGCTGGCCTTTGCCGCCCAGCTGCCGGCAGGTCTTCTGAGCGGCGGCCATGGGAAGCAGCAGTCGGTTGGTATCGGCAAGCGGAAGGACTTCCACGAGACGTTCGCCAACCTGATCAAGCTGGGAAGTGTGGACCGACCTGATGCCAAGCCGTCGCAGGAGGAGCACACCTGGCAGACGGAGCTAAAGGATCTCATATGGCTGGAGCTGCAAGCCTGGCAGGCCGATCGCACTGTTGAGCAGCAGGACAAGTATCTCTTCGAGTCCCGCCAGGGCGTCTCCGATCTGCTCACCCAAATCATCAGCTACAAATTCCAGCCGCGGTATCGCCGTGAGCCGAGCCTGATTAGCCTGGACAGTGGGATTCATTCCGAGAGCAATTCCAATGCTAGCT CTCCATTGCCCAGCAAACTGTGCCAGGGCTGCATGTCGCTGTACTGCAAGGACTGCATGGAACATCAGGAGCTGGCGCTGCGCGAAGTGGAGGCTATGCTGTCGCGCCTGGAGGCCGCCGAAGCCCTATATCCCTCATCGCAGGCCATGGGCGCACTGCATCCCATATACAAGTCGCAGAGCTTTGTGGGGCGCATCAAGTCCATGTGCCTGTGGTACAACATTACCAAGCAGAACAAACTTAAGCTCAGTATTTTGGGCATGATTTTGGCCAG GCTGCAGGATGAAAAGTTTTCATGGCCCGTGCAGACATCGTGCCAAGCCGCCTCTGACAGCGGCAACTCATCCGCCTCTGGTGTGGACAACGATGATTCGGCGGTCAATTCGATGGACTCCGCCAAGCCGCCTAGTTGTTCAGCTCCTCGCAAGGGCTGCCGTAACGGCAGCGTCACATCCAGTCATAAGGTTCAGTTTATGCTCAACGATGCGGCCCATGTGCCCGGCGAGACGTCCAGCAGTAATGA ATCCACCTCTACTGAGGTCAGCCAGTTGTCCAGCGAGTGCCCGCACGGCCATGGATTTCGCAAGGGATCCATGCATGACATCAACATATTCAGCGTTGAGCCCCTGGGGACATGCAGCAACGATGGCAGCGGTGCCGATGGCTCCTCGGCCTTGTATCGAAAGTTCATTGAGAATGTCCTGAAGAGTCGCGGGCTGGCCAAATCGTTGGCATTCCTCCACAAGCTGCACAATGTGGCCCTTTACAAGGCGCACATTGCACTGGAGAAGCCTGAGACCGAGGACTACGACTTCGAGCTGGATGCTGAGGCGATTGAGGAGGATGTGCCGCGGTTGGATCCGCAGATAAGTCGCGAACAGGTGATCGAGCTGCGCACATACGGATACTGGAGCGAGGAGGCGCAGTCGATTAATCTACCCTCATACATTCCCACCTTTGTGTTCCTGAGCGGCATTCCGCTGCAGTTCATGCACGAGTTTCTGCGCATGCGCCTGGAGACGCGTCCCGTCCGGCCGAATCCCCTCAGCCTGGGCCAGCTGATGAAGGAGCTGCGCGAGGGCCTAACGCTGGCACTGACCCACCGGGAGCGCTATCAGCGGCACATTACGACGGCTCTCGTTGAGAACGAGGCGGAGCTGGGTAGCTACATCAACATCCTCAATCAGTACGATGCCACGGTGCGCAAGACCTTTGAGCTGTATCTCGACTACATTGATCAGCTGGTGCTGGTGGCCGTGCCGGAGACGAACCAGAAGTCGGTGCTCGAGAAGGAGTGGATGTTCACGAAGCTGATCAGTCCGATGATCACGGGCATGCACACCCTTGCCTCGCAGAAGTTCTGCGGCATAATCAGCAAGCTGTTGCGCAGCATCTCGGAGAGGCTGGTGAAGCGCTCCGTCGAGTTGGACAAGAAGATCGAGGGCACCGCCGACAACGATGACAACGAGGAGCTCAAGTGGCAGCTGCTGACGATTTGCCGGGAGACGCAGTCGCTGCTCACCGTCGAGCGGGAGCGCTCCATTAAGGTGCTCTTCTTTGCCAAGACGTTCTGCCGCGACGTCGAGACCACGGACTTCCATCGCGAGCACTATGAGCACGATGTGGCCAACCAGCAGCACGATTTCATCTGTTCGGGTGTGAAGGCGGCCTTCAAGCTGCTGCAGCAGGATGTGCTCGATGTCCGCAACAAGCTGACCGAGATTATCGAGGGTGTCCAAACTCGCTGCTGTCTGAGCAACATGCGCGACCTGGACGAGCAGGATCGGCAGGCGGTGCTGTCGCGCACCCGGGAGATCCTCCATCAGGGCTACAAGTTTGGCTTTGAGTACCACAAGGACGTAATCAGGCTGTTCGAGCAGCGCATCATGGACCAGAAGGACAGCGGGGCGCACACGGTGGACCTGGCCCTGGGCATCATTGCCTACGCCAAGATGTGGATGCATTTTGTGATGGAACGATGCGAACGGGGGCGTGGTATGCGGCCGCGTTGGGCCTCCCAGGGCCTAGAGTTCCTGATTCTTGCCTGCGATCCGCAGATCACCCAGCACCTGGACGAGCGCCAGTTCGAGGAACTGAAGCAGCAAATGGATCGCTGCATTTCGCATGTAATTGGCATTACCTCGGAGCCGGAGAAGGTGGCCCGCAAGAAGGCATCGCCACGCACTCGCAAGACCTCGTCGCCGGCCACCTCACGTTCGCGAACGCCCACTCGCACTCCGATGTCGGCCGGCATTGTGCTCAATCCTAATACGCCACCGCTGCAGTCGCCGCCATACAACAAACTGCTGCATCCGCAGTTCAGCCTCAAAGAGGACATGCTGCAATCATCCAACGCGTACAGTTCCGTGGACAGTGCCGACTATGTGGACACTCCATGCCGGAGTAGTCCCAATGGCGAGCTGCGGCTCCTGGTCCCCCAGACGCCGCCCACACCGGCCTCCCCGGGAGGCACACCGCTGGCGCTGCGGCAGGAGCGGGTGCGCGATGCTGTCAATCGGCTGGACCTGGATCTGGAGGAGCAGCTGCGCGAGCGCCGACTGATTGGCCAGGTCAAGGCCCTGAACTCGTGCGACAAGGTGCACATCCGTGCGCGCAGCGTCCACTTCCGCTGGCATCGCGGCATCAAGATCGGACAGGGACGATTCGGCAAGGTCTACACGGCGGTCAACAACAACACGGGCGAGCTGATGGCCATGAAGGAGATCGCCATACAGCCGGGCGAGACACGGGCCCTCaagaacgtggccgaggagctAAAGATCCTCGAGGGTATCAAGCACAAAAATCTGGTGCGCTACTATGGCATCGAAGTGCACCGCGAGGAGCTGCTCATTTTCATGGAGCTCTGCTCCGAGGGCACCCTAGAGTCTCTGGTGGAGATGACCGCCGGTCTGCCGGAGGTCGTGGCCCGCCGCTTCACCGCCCAGCTCCTCTCGGGCGTGTCCGAGCTGCACAAGCACGGCATTGTGCATCGCGACATCAAGACGGCCAACATTTTCCTTGTCGATGGCAGCAACAGTCTCAAGCTGGGCGACTTTGGTTCCGCGGTCAAGATCCAGGCACACACCACCGTTCCCGGCGAACTGCAGGGCTATGTGGGCACTCAGGCCTATATGGCGCCCGAGGTGTTTACCAAGACGAACAGCGATGGCCATGGCCGAGCCGCCGATATCTGGTCCGTGGGCTGTGTTGTTGTGGAGATGGCCTCGGGCAAG CGTCCGTGGGCACAATTTGATTCCAATTTCCAAATCATGTTCAAAGTGGGCATGGGAGAGAAGCCTCAGGCGCCGGAGAGCCTTTCGCAGGAGGGACATGACTTTGTCGATCATTGCCTGCAGCATGATCCCAAACAGCGTCTGACGGCCATGGAGCTGCTGGAGCATAATTTCTGCAAG TATGGACGGGACGAGTGCAGCAGCGAACAGCTGCAGATGCAGGTGCGTGGCTCCTTTCGCCGCAACGTGGCAACCAGCTAA